The sequence GTCTTTCATTTATAAATGATTACTTATAGATGCAATAAATTTGACTATTTTGAGTAGGAAGTAGGATAAGAGAAAAGGTAATACATGTTATCCTTGTTTCTGTAATCTGTATCTGCCATATTTGTAGACAGAAATCTTCACAGGTTTTATCATCATTCACTAGCTGACTTACTAAACAAGCCAGTGTCTGAGATAGTGAGTTACAAATacagtgtaaaaaaaacaacctatgAAACTATGAGGCTTGTTCTTTGCAGCAAATCGCACTTTGCTAATAGGGGAAGAAGAGCTAAGCTggagggggaggcgggggggaacaccccaccccaaaaaaacccaaaccagctttctttttcatagGTAGAGCAACCAAGTCTTTATTTCCCCTTCCTGATCACATCACTTCTTGTGACTAGGTATTAgcttcagtggaaaaatacaaGCAGTTATATCTAAAGGATTGGCCTCCCATTTATGTTACCCCTTTAATTTGCTAATGTTGATATGCAAGCAATCAGTTTACAATTAAAAAGTGATGATCTGGGGCAATAGATTCTGTTGTTCCCATCCCCCCAtatctccccctcccctctaAACTCCTACACCCCCACCACCACTCTCCAAACCCAGAATACAGAAAGCATAGCCTTGGTAAAAGTAGACAACTAGCATGGGGCATCTGTAAAATGTttgggaaaaaaccaaacaaacaccaccccacccccactcccccaaaaacaaaaagaaaactcacaCCAACTTCCATTTTGGTGTACAAAACCCATTAAATTAAAGCAGTATCTGCCCATGCCTTCAACTTATGATGATGTTCCATCAAGCACAGATCATACTTTAACAGACATTCTTTACATTCTGTCAGTCACACTATAACCATATTTAATCAATTCCACAGGAATGTAACATGTCAGAGGAGTTAATATAGCATTCCAATACAGAAACACTACTCTAATTTTTGGGTCATACCATCTTGCAACATAAAAATCCtataggaaaaacagagagcatGCATCAAAAATTCTCTAGGCAAGTCCTTAAGTGTAtcattttaagaattttaataaagataccataattttcaaaatgagaaataaaatccaattcAAGAGTATTTTGTCTATGAAAACGATCCATTTTCTAGAGTAGCCACTTCCATGTAGAACCTACTAACCACAGTGTATCTATTAAAACAGTAACAATCCAAGATATTGAAATTAACTATTCCAAAACTTGCAGTAATCTCATTTCTCTAGTCTTTTTACTTCTGAGTAATAGGAAAAGAGTTCTGGTCCATTAACTCGCCCACTCTCTCCTGGAGGAAGTTAACCAGCTCAGCTAATACAAAGACATGAGTTTCATCCAGGTCTTGTATGATGAACTTCTTTCCCAATGCATTTGACTCATCCAAGTAGAGCAGAAACTGCTTCATTGCTGGGTCACTGTAGAGACAAACACACATCAGATCCCACCTTACTGTAATAAGATacagttaaaagcaaaaaaccgCCCCTTGAAGACACTCCCAAAGTTCTTTGAGagattaatattaatttcaagAGTTGCTTACAATTCAAAGAAAGTttatgaagcttttaaaaaagttgtttctttcaCAATAGTGATTGCTTGGGTTACTTTAGAGATAAATGCTG comes from Ciconia boyciana chromosome 3, ASM3463844v1, whole genome shotgun sequence and encodes:
- the GTF2H5 gene encoding general transcription factor IIH subunit 5 isoform X2 produces the protein MVNVLKGVLIECDPAMKQFLLYLDESNALGKKFIIQDLDETHVFVLAELVNFLQERVGELMDQNSFPITQK